One region of Flammeovirgaceae bacterium genomic DNA includes:
- a CDS encoding SDR family oxidoreductase, translated as MPIEGKTALVTGGSKGIGFGIARELIKKSVKVMVTSRNQAEAREAADRLNKLGGAEVVGVQADVRDYPSQEQAVKNLLDKWGQLDILVANAGVGRFGPIETMTHGQWNDTIDTNLTGVFNSVKASLDALIKSKGYIITISSLAGTNFFAGGAAYNASKFGLTGFTQSIMLDLRKHGVKVSTIMPGSVATHFNDHVPDASDGWKIQTEDIGQLVVDLLEMPPRALPSKVEIRPSQPPGK; from the coding sequence ATGCCCATAGAAGGAAAGACCGCGTTGGTAACGGGGGGAAGCAAAGGGATAGGGTTTGGGATTGCCCGGGAACTGATCAAAAAAAGTGTAAAGGTGATGGTCACCAGCAGGAACCAGGCCGAGGCCCGGGAGGCGGCCGACCGGTTGAACAAGCTGGGGGGTGCTGAGGTAGTGGGCGTGCAAGCCGATGTTCGCGACTACCCCTCGCAAGAGCAGGCCGTCAAAAACCTGTTGGACAAATGGGGCCAACTCGACATTTTGGTGGCCAATGCGGGCGTGGGGAGGTTTGGCCCTATTGAAACCATGACCCATGGGCAGTGGAACGATACCATTGACACCAACCTCACGGGCGTGTTCAACAGTGTAAAAGCCTCATTGGACGCCCTGATAAAATCCAAGGGGTACATCATTACCATCTCAAGCCTTGCGGGCACCAATTTTTTTGCCGGTGGCGCGGCCTACAATGCCAGCAAATTTGGGCTTACGGGTTTTACCCAATCCATTATGCTGGACTTAAGGAAACATGGGGTGAAGGTAAGCACCATTATGCCGGGGTCGGTGGCCACCCATTTCAACGACCACGTGCCCGATGCGTCAGACGGCTGGAAAATCCAAACCGAAGACATCGGCCAGTTGGTAGTTGACCTGCTGGAGATGCCCCCCAGGGCATTGCCCAGCAAGGTGGAGATAAGGCCTTCCCAGCCACCGGGCAAATAG